From a region of the Impatiens glandulifera chromosome 4, dImpGla2.1, whole genome shotgun sequence genome:
- the LOC124936130 gene encoding malonyl-CoA:anthocyanidin 5-O-glucoside-6''-O-malonyltransferase-like: MKVIEVFKVAPAPSTSPAAISGDYFPLTFFDAVWLRFPPTQRVFFYEIKDLSFSVFSDDILPKLKHALSLTLQYYPQLAGNLTWHPVTGNPAIRFATDDDGIYLTVAESTADFHSLSTDDIKEVKDLHPLLSDFHVSENQATVISLQVTLFPGSGFSIGYTAHHAVLDGKSASMFIKSWAKLCHVGSLPMGMTPVLDRSLINDPLDICTIFTEKWKKMPPEGSFHLMEMKPAPGLLRGTFRLTGKQIGHIKSIINSPVSSFTAVCSYIWRCLVKAEGDITNENVLLGINMDCRARLNPPIPVNYIGNCVAFRIATVKVVSLEGGEGLVTAATAIKEAVGSLPEGVVKGAEKWFSDESSKVFVGQKMYAIGGSPLFGLYGADFGWGQPTKVEMVSIDKSGAFSLCDDRDDNGGMEIGIVLSKPKIEAFSSIFSEGLEEIGNK; encoded by the exons ATGAAAGTGATAGAGGTATTCAAGGTAGCTCCGGCACCCAGTACATCGCCGGCGGCTATCTCCGGCGATTACTTTCCTCTCACCTTCTTCGATGCAGTATGGCTTAGATTCCCACCTACCCAACGTGTTTTCTTCTACGAAATCAAGGATTTATCGTTCTCTGTTTTCTCCGACGACATTCTCCCCAAGCTCAAACATGCTCTGTCTCTCACCCTTCAGTACTATCCCCAACTCGCCGGAAATCTTACGTGGCACCCCGTCACCGGTAATCCGGCTATCCGTTTCGCTACCGACGATGACGGGATATATCTCACTGTAGCAGAGTCCACCGCCGACTTTCATTCTCTCTCCACCGACGATATTAAGGAAGTCAAAGACTTGCATCCTCTGTTGTCGGATTTCCATGTTTCCGAGAATCAG GCAACGGTAATTTCTCTACAAGTGACTCTCTTCCCTGGTTCTGGATTCTCCATCGGATACACCGCCCACCACGCCGTCCTCGACGGTAAGAGCGCCTCCATGTTTATCAAGTCATGGGCCAAACTTTGCCACGTTGGATCCCTTCCGATGGGGATGACGCCGGTTCTGGATAGATCCTTGATCAACGACCCTTTAGATATTTGCACGATTTTCACCGAAAAATGGAAGAAAATGCCCCCGGAAGGATCCTTTCACCTTATGGAAATGAAACCTGCACCAGGATTACTCCGAGGAACTTTCCGACTAACTGGAAAACAAATAGGTCACATAAAGAGCATAATAAACAGTCCCGTTTCTAGTTTCACTGCGGTTTGTTCATATATATGGAGGTGTCTAGTTAAAGCAGAGGGGGATATTACAAATGAGAATGTTCTTCTCGGAATCAACATGGATTGTCGAGCACGATTGAATCCTCCGATTCCGGTGAATTACATTGGGAACTGTGTAGCGTTTAGGATAGCAACGGTAAAGGTTGTATCTTTGGAAGGGGGAGAAGGGTTGGTGACGGCGGCGACGGCCATTAAAGAGGCGGTTGGAAGCTTGCCGGAAGGAGTTGTGAAGGGGGCAGAGAAATGGTTTTCGGATGAATCTTCAAAGGTGTTTGTAGGTCAGAAGATGTATGCTATTGGTGGGTCGCCGTTGTTTGGGTTGTACGGAGCAGATTTCGGGTGGGGACAGCCGACAAAGGTGGAGATGGTTTCCATTGACAAGAGTGGAGCTTTTTCTCTTTGTGATGATAGAGATGACAATGGCGGGATGGAGATAGGGATAGTGTTGAGTAAGCCAAAGATTGAAGCTTTCTCGTCAATCTTCAGTGAAGGGCTTGAAGAAATTGGTAATAAATAG